The Brassica napus cultivar Da-Ae chromosome C7, Da-Ae, whole genome shotgun sequence genome has a segment encoding these proteins:
- the LOC125590281 gene encoding peptidyl-prolyl cis-trans isomerase CYP40-like: MGKSKCFMDISIGGELEGRIIIELYDDVVPKTAENFRSLCTGEKGIGPNTGVPLHYKGNRFHRVIKGFMIQGGDISAYDGTGGESIYGLKFQDENFDLKHERKGMLSMANSGPNTNGSQFFITTTRTSHLDGKHVVFGRVTKGMGVVRSIEHVSTEENACPSLDVVIHDCGVIPEGQDDGICNFFNDGDVFPDWPVDLNASPLELSWWMETVDSVKASGNDHFKKQDYKMALRKYRKALRYLDICWEKDGIDQETSTALRKTKSQIFTNSAACKLKFGDAKGALLDTEFAMRDEDNNVKALFRQGQAYMALNNIDAAAESLEKALQFEPNDAGLKKEYAAVMKKIAIRDNKEKKQYRKMFG, encoded by the exons ATGGGCAAGTCAAAGTGTTTCATGGACATTAGCATTGGAGGGGAGCTCGAAGGCAGAATCATCATCGAGCTCTACGACGACGTCGTCCCCAAAACCGCCGAGAATTTCCGATCGCTTTGCACCGGCGAGAAAGGCATCGGCCCCAACACCGGCGTCCCTCTCCACTACAAG GGGAATCGGTTCCACCGTGTTATCAAGGGGTTTATGATTCAAGGAGGGGACATATCAGCTTATGATGGCACTGGTGGTGAATCTATCTACGGGTTAAAGTTTCAAGATGAGAACTTTGACCTCAAACATGAGAGGAAAGGGATGCTCTCTATGGCTAACTCTGGCCCCAACACTAACGGCTCTCAGTTTTTCATCACCACCACTCGCACTTCTCACCTTGATGGGAAACATGTTGTCTTTGGAAGGGTTACCAAAGGGATGGGAGTGGTTCGTTCCATTGAGCATGTTTCAACCGAGGAAAACGCTTGTCCTTCTCTGGATGTCGTGATTCATGACTGTGGGGTGATTCCCGAGGGCCAAGATGATGGCATCTGTAACTTCTTCAACGACGGTGATGTGTTCCCTGACTGGCCTGTTGATCTTAATGCAAGCCCTCTTGAGTTGTCTTGGTGGATGGAGACTGTTGACTCTGTCAAGGCTAGTGGTAACGACCACTTTAAG AAACAAGACTACAAGATGGCTCTTAGAAAGTACCGCAAGGCTTTGCGTTATCTGGATATTTGCTGGGAGAAAGATGGCATTGACCAAG AGACCAGCACTGCCTTGCGTAAGACAAAGTCGCAGATCTTCACTAACAGTGCT GCCTGCAAACTGAAATTCGGAGATGCAAAGGGAGCATTGTTGGACACTGAGTTTGCTATGCGTGATGAAGATAACAATGTCAAAGCATTGTTTCGACAGGGCCAG GCCTACATGGCTCTCAATAACATCGATGCTGCTGCTGAAAGCCTGGAGAAAGCTCTTCAATTCGAACCTAACGATG CTGGTCTCAAGAAAGAATATGCTGCTGTAATGAAAAAG ATTGCCATTAGAGACAATAAAGAGAAAAAGCAGTACCGCAAAATGTTTGGATAG
- the LOC125590282 gene encoding jacalin-related lectin 34-like, with the protein MAHSPFLNLVLVFVTVASIFSTFAEANRGFGWGWGGGSNYSSSSGSSPGSGWGWGSSRNGSGWIWGAGTNYSSGSRSSPGSGWSWGWGMGSNHSSGSGSSPWSGWGWGWGPKNTNNSGSDGSGSGWGWGGHSKGYNATYNAPRKIIVGGDKEWTYGFNYSDWASKTAPFFLNDILVFKYNPPAPFTHSVYLFSNPLSYEKCDVKKGKMIASPKQGAGNGFELVLTKMKPYYISCGEHDGAHCSNGTMKFTVMPILPRW; encoded by the exons ATGGCACATTCTCCTTTTCTAAACCTTGTTTTAGTCTTTGTGACCGTGGCCTCCATATTTTCCACATTTGCTGAGGCCAATAGGGGATTTGGATGGGGTTGGGGTGGAGGCTCAAACTATTCAAGCAGTTCAGGTTCAAGCCCTGGCTCAGGCTGGGGTTGGGGCTCTAGCCGGAACGGCTCGGGATGGATTTGGGGTGCGGGCACCAACTATTCAAGTGGTTCAAGGTCAAGCCCCGGGTCAGGATGGAGTTGGGGTTGGGGTATGGGCTCCAACCATTCAAGTGGTTCAGGTTCAAGCCCGTGGTCGGGATGGGGTTGGGGCTGGGGTCCTAAAAACACAAACAACTCGGGATCTGACGGCTCCGGTTCTGGCTGGGGCTGGGGAGGTCACTCAAAAGGTTATAACGCAACCTACAATGCACCTAGAAAGATCATAGTCGGTGGAGACAAAGAGTGGACATATGGTTTCAATTACTCCGACTGGGCTTCTAAGACTGCCCCCTTCTTTCTCAATGACATACTTG TGTTCAAATACAACCCACCAGCACCGTTCACGCACAGCGTTTATTTGTTTTCTAACCCATTGAGTTACGAAAAGTGCGATGTTAAGAAAGGAAAGATGATAGCATCACCGAAGCAAGGTGCTGGGAATGGCTTTGAGCTTGTTCTTACAAAAATGAAGCCTTACTACATATCGTGCGGCGAGCATGACGGTGCTCACTGCAGCAATGGCACCATGAAGTTTACCGTCATGCCTATCCTCCCCCGTTGGTAA
- the LOC125590401 gene encoding uncharacterized protein LOC125590401 — MKTPRSSYVCETSLVMVLTIFLLFILGQASAVGVLNNMICFNGVPYACPDKCDIKCKENGFNGGICVTGSLKVAQCCCDKRLTPSILSYMVKPPPSILSYPVKPPPSILSYPVKPPPSILSYPV; from the exons ATGAAAACCCCAAGATCTTCATACGTTTGTGAAACGTCTCTCGTGATGGTGTTAACCATATTCTTGCTCTTCATTTTAG GACAAGCAAGTGCAGTGGGTGTTCTCAACAACATGATATGTTTTAATGGAGTACCGTACGCGTGTCCTGACAAGTGCGATATAAAGTGTAAAGAGAATGGTTTTAATGGAGGGATATGTGTAACTGGAAGTCTCAAAGTTGCGCAATGTTGTTGCGATAAAAGGCTTACGCCATCGATATTGTCTTATATGGTTAAGCCTCCCCCATCGATATTGTCTTATCCCGTTAAACCTCCTCCATCGATATTGTCTTATCCTGTTAAGCCTCCCCCATCAATATTGTCTTATCCTGTTTAA